In a genomic window of Syntrophales bacterium:
- the mutS gene encoding DNA mismatch repair protein MutS has product MGVGDLTPAMRQYVALKEKYPDCILFFRMGDFYEMFFDDAVTAAPVLDIALTSRNKGKEDAVPLCGVPWHSASGYIARLIENGFKVAVCEQMEDPRQAKGVVKRDVVRVVTPGLVLEPDNLRAKENNFLASVCVREGTYGLAFLDISTGDFRVTRFRDREFFLAEAAGLGFRELIAGEEDRTDPWIKALRQRSGPLLVNFLPSDYFDGDAARERLDSYFPSESPGREGLAVEPAPAGAAGALLRYVEETQKERLGHLREIQFQDASEYLVLDETARENLELFMTIREQKKAGSLFHALDETVTPMGGRRLRWWLSYPLVNPLRIRERLEAVDAIRERNLLRDRLRKSLAGVQDLERLAARVSMGVANARDLAALRSSLEQVPAVRAAAAEWTAPLAESLAAEADGLEDLRDLIGRAIVDDPPFTVREGGIIREGYDADLDGLIALSRDGKRGIASLEETERRKTGISTLKVGFNSVFGYYIEVTKANADRVPPEYVRKQTLVNAERYINQELKEYEHSVLHAEERRREREYELFTAVRDEAARQVRRIQATASALADLDALASLAEVAQRDNFCRPEVDDGDVIDIRDGRHPVVEKAVFPETFVPNDTRLDGSENRFLIITGPNMAGKSTYIRQVALIVILAQMGGFVPAASARIGVADRIFTRIGAADNLARGQSTFMVEMNEVAGILRHGTPRSLVILDEVGRGTSTFDGLSIAWAVAEHLHDAPSLRCRTLFATHYHQLTEMAAAKEGVKNYNIAVREWGDRIIFLRKIMEGGTNRSYGIQVARIAGVPEEVILRAREILHNIENGEFDEGGMPRLARGKRAPRKESNQLSLFAGVRDDLLEEIRAADPLNMTPLEALQRIQEWKERLEKE; this is encoded by the coding sequence ATGGGAGTAGGGGACCTGACCCCCGCCATGCGCCAGTATGTGGCGCTCAAGGAGAAGTATCCCGACTGCATTCTCTTTTTCCGGATGGGCGACTTCTACGAGATGTTCTTCGACGACGCCGTCACGGCGGCGCCCGTCCTGGACATCGCCCTGACGTCTCGCAACAAGGGGAAGGAGGACGCCGTTCCCCTCTGCGGCGTGCCCTGGCACTCCGCGTCCGGTTACATCGCCCGGCTCATCGAGAACGGGTTCAAGGTCGCCGTCTGCGAACAGATGGAAGATCCCCGGCAGGCGAAGGGGGTCGTGAAGCGGGATGTGGTCCGCGTCGTGACGCCGGGGCTGGTCCTGGAGCCGGACAACCTCCGGGCCAAGGAAAACAACTTTCTCGCCTCCGTCTGTGTCCGCGAGGGGACGTACGGACTGGCTTTCCTGGACATCTCCACCGGCGACTTCCGGGTCACCCGGTTCCGGGACCGGGAGTTCTTCCTGGCCGAGGCGGCGGGCCTGGGATTCCGGGAGCTGATTGCCGGGGAGGAGGACCGGACGGATCCGTGGATCAAGGCTCTCCGGCAGCGGTCAGGGCCGCTGCTCGTGAATTTTCTTCCGTCGGACTACTTTGATGGCGATGCCGCCCGGGAGCGCCTGGATTCCTATTTCCCAAGCGAGTCTCCGGGCAGGGAGGGCCTCGCCGTCGAGCCGGCCCCGGCGGGAGCGGCGGGGGCGCTGCTCCGCTACGTGGAGGAGACCCAGAAGGAGCGCCTGGGGCATCTCCGGGAGATCCAGTTCCAGGATGCCTCGGAATACCTCGTTCTGGACGAGACGGCCCGGGAGAACCTGGAGCTCTTCATGACGATCCGGGAGCAGAAGAAGGCGGGATCTCTCTTTCATGCCCTGGACGAGACGGTCACCCCCATGGGGGGAAGGCGCCTCCGCTGGTGGCTCTCCTATCCCCTGGTGAATCCCCTGCGGATCCGCGAGCGCCTGGAGGCGGTCGATGCGATCCGGGAGCGGAACCTCCTCCGGGACCGCCTCCGCAAGTCCCTGGCGGGGGTGCAGGACCTGGAGCGCCTGGCGGCCCGGGTGTCCATGGGCGTGGCCAATGCCCGGGACCTGGCGGCCCTCCGCTCCTCCCTGGAGCAGGTGCCGGCCGTCCGGGCCGCTGCCGCGGAATGGACCGCGCCGCTGGCGGAGTCCCTGGCGGCGGAGGCGGACGGGCTGGAGGACCTGCGCGACCTCATCGGCAGGGCCATCGTGGACGATCCGCCCTTCACCGTCCGAGAGGGTGGGATCATCCGGGAGGGGTACGATGCCGACCTGGACGGGCTCATCGCCCTGAGTCGCGACGGCAAGCGGGGCATCGCCTCGCTGGAGGAGACGGAGCGGCGGAAGACGGGCATCTCCACGCTGAAGGTGGGCTTCAACAGCGTTTTCGGCTACTACATCGAGGTGACGAAGGCCAACGCCGACCGGGTGCCTCCGGAGTACGTCCGCAAGCAGACCCTGGTGAACGCGGAGCGCTACATCAACCAGGAGCTGAAGGAATACGAGCACTCCGTTCTCCACGCGGAGGAGCGCCGGAGGGAGCGGGAATACGAACTCTTCACGGCGGTGCGCGACGAGGCGGCCCGGCAGGTGCGTCGGATCCAGGCCACCGCCTCGGCCCTGGCCGACCTGGATGCCCTGGCGTCCCTGGCGGAGGTGGCCCAGCGAGACAACTTCTGCCGCCCCGAGGTGGACGACGGGGACGTCATCGACATCCGGGACGGCCGGCATCCAGTGGTCGAAAAGGCGGTCTTTCCCGAGACCTTCGTCCCCAACGACACCCGCCTGGACGGGAGTGAAAACCGCTTCCTCATCATCACGGGGCCCAACATGGCCGGCAAGTCCACCTACATCCGGCAGGTGGCGCTGATCGTGATCCTGGCCCAGATGGGGGGGTTCGTCCCCGCCGCCTCCGCCCGGATCGGGGTGGCCGACCGGATCTTCACGCGCATCGGCGCCGCCGACAACCTGGCCCGGGGTCAGAGCACCTTCATGGTGGAGATGAACGAGGTCGCCGGCATCCTCCGGCACGGCACGCCCCGGAGCCTCGTCATCCTCGACGAAGTGGGCCGCGGGACCAGCACCTTTGACGGCCTGTCCATCGCCTGGGCCGTGGCGGAGCATCTCCACGACGCGCCGAGCCTCCGGTGCCGGACCCTCTTCGCCACGCACTACCACCAGCTCACGGAGATGGCCGCCGCGAAGGAGGGCGTGAAGAACTACAACATCGCCGTCCGGGAGTGGGGAGACCGGATCATCTTCCTCCGGAAGATCATGGAGGGCGGGACGAACCGGAGCTACGGCATCCAGGTGGCCCGCATCGCCGGTGTGCCCGAGGAGGTGATCCTGCGTGCCCGGGAGATCCTGCACAACATCGAGAACGGCGAGTTCGACGAGGGCGGGATGCCCCGCCTCGCCCGGGGAAAGCGGGCGCCCCGGAAGGAGTCGAACCAGCTCAGCCTTTTCGCGGGTGTCCGGGATGACCTCCTGGAGGAAATCCGGGCGGCGGATCCCCTGAACATGACGCCGCTGGAGGCCCTGCAGCGCATCCAGGAGTGGAAGGAGCGCCTGGAAAAGGAGTAG
- a CDS encoding cob(I)yrinic acid a,c-diamide adenosyltransferase — translation MKFSKKGDGGETSLLGGQRVPKYDPRPETYGVLDEASSVMGVARAMTGNVKIKDILLDVQKDLLVLGAELSALPEDLPKLSRRIGPQDAKRLEDLIDELQKDVTLGREFIYPGKTVVSAQIDVARTVIRRAERKAALLKAEGLVKNDAVHEYMNRLADMLFTLARYEEQNG, via the coding sequence ATGAAATTTTCGAAGAAGGGCGACGGTGGGGAGACGAGTCTCCTGGGAGGACAGAGGGTGCCCAAATACGATCCCCGGCCGGAGACGTACGGAGTTCTCGACGAGGCCAGCTCCGTCATGGGGGTTGCACGGGCGATGACGGGGAACGTGAAAATCAAGGACATTCTGCTGGATGTCCAAAAAGACCTCCTCGTTCTGGGGGCGGAGTTGTCGGCCCTTCCGGAAGACCTGCCGAAGCTGTCCCGCCGCATCGGCCCGCAGGATGCGAAACGGCTGGAGGACCTCATCGACGAACTCCAGAAGGATGTGACGCTGGGAAGGGAATTCATCTATCCGGGGAAAACGGTCGTCTCCGCCCAGATCGACGTGGCCCGCACGGTCATCCGGCGAGCGGAGCGGAAGGCCGCCCTGCTCAAGGCGGAGGGTCTCGTGAAGAACGATGCCGTCCATGAATACATGAACCGGCTCGCGGACATGCTTTTCACGCTGGCTCGCTACGAGGAGCAGAACGGATAA
- a CDS encoding rubrerythrin family protein, with product MSKIMEILHQAYTGEAKAVLRLKVYADKAEKEGYPQMARLFRAIALSEEVHGTRALRLLKEIKSTEENLAASFESETKVAGVAYDNFIKIANEEGNRGAALHFSQSRDVEEVHAKLYKEAMGHFMEERETTYHVCTICGYVSDGVLPDRCPVCSAKPEYFTQV from the coding sequence ATGAGCAAGATCATGGAGATCCTTCACCAGGCCTATACCGGTGAGGCCAAGGCAGTCCTGCGGCTGAAGGTGTACGCCGACAAGGCCGAAAAGGAGGGCTATCCCCAGATGGCCAGGCTGTTCCGGGCCATCGCCCTGTCGGAGGAGGTTCACGGAACCCGGGCGCTCAGGCTCCTCAAGGAGATCAAGAGCACCGAGGAGAACCTGGCGGCGAGTTTCGAGTCGGAGACGAAGGTGGCTGGCGTGGCCTACGACAACTTCATCAAAATCGCCAACGAAGAGGGAAACCGCGGCGCCGCCCTGCACTTCAGCCAGAGCCGGGACGTCGAGGAGGTACACGCGAAGCTGTACAAGGAGGCCATGGGCCACTTCATGGAAGAGCGGGAGACGACCTATCACGTCTGTACGATCTGCGGCTATGTCTCCGACGGCGTCCTCCCGGACAGATGTCCCGTCTGTTCCGCCAAGCCGGAGTACTTTACCCAGGTGTGA
- a CDS encoding flavodoxin domain-containing protein, producing the protein MNHADFYKAVRITDRVWWVGAIDWNIRDFHGYTTRRGSTYNAYLVMADKITLMDTVKAPFREEMLSRIASVVDPKEIRYIVSNHSEMDHSGCLPEIIEMIRPEKVFASPMGVKTLQELFHRPAEIVPLKDGSRLSLGNATLDFMETRMLHWPDSMFSYLQEDRLLFSQDGFGMHLATSERFDDEIDPAILEFEAATYYANILLPYSPLVLKLLERVAASGLAIETIAPDHGPIWRKDLAGILARYGRWAAQRPTDKAVVVYATMWKSTEKMSRAMAEGLAEGGLRVKLMNMDEVHRSDVVYETLEAGALCAGSPTLNNNLLPQMADVLTYLKGLRPANLLGCAFGSYGWSGESAKQVQEYLEDTKVKIVGEAIRAKHVPDRDTLARCCEQGRQVAAAVKDIVSRG; encoded by the coding sequence ATGAATCATGCCGATTTCTACAAGGCCGTCCGGATCACCGACCGGGTCTGGTGGGTCGGGGCGATCGACTGGAACATCCGGGATTTCCACGGCTACACGACCCGCCGGGGAAGCACCTACAACGCCTACCTGGTGATGGCCGACAAGATCACCCTGATGGACACGGTGAAGGCCCCGTTCCGGGAGGAGATGCTCTCCCGCATCGCCTCCGTCGTGGACCCGAAGGAAATCCGCTACATCGTCTCCAACCACTCGGAGATGGACCACTCGGGCTGCCTGCCGGAGATCATCGAGATGATCCGGCCGGAGAAGGTCTTTGCATCCCCCATGGGGGTGAAGACCCTGCAGGAGCTTTTCCACCGTCCGGCGGAGATTGTTCCGCTGAAGGACGGCAGCCGCCTCAGCCTTGGCAACGCGACCCTGGACTTCATGGAGACGCGGATGCTTCACTGGCCCGACAGCATGTTCAGCTATCTCCAGGAGGACAGGCTGCTCTTTTCCCAGGACGGCTTCGGCATGCACCTGGCCACGTCGGAGCGGTTCGACGACGAGATCGACCCGGCCATCCTCGAGTTCGAAGCGGCCACGTACTATGCCAACATCCTCCTGCCGTATTCTCCGCTCGTCCTGAAGCTCCTGGAGAGGGTCGCCGCCTCGGGCCTGGCCATCGAGACCATCGCCCCGGACCACGGACCCATCTGGCGGAAGGACCTCGCGGGAATCCTCGCCCGCTACGGCCGTTGGGCCGCCCAGAGGCCGACGGACAAGGCCGTCGTGGTCTATGCCACCATGTGGAAGAGCACCGAGAAGATGTCCCGGGCCATGGCCGAGGGCCTGGCCGAAGGAGGGCTCCGGGTGAAGCTCATGAACATGGACGAGGTCCACCGGAGCGACGTGGTTTACGAGACCCTGGAGGCGGGGGCCCTCTGCGCCGGATCCCCCACCCTGAACAACAACCTGCTTCCCCAGATGGCCGACGTCCTGACGTACCTGAAGGGACTGCGGCCGGCCAACCTGCTGGGGTGCGCCTTCGGCTCCTATGGCTGGAGCGGCGAATCGGCGAAACAGGTCCAGGAGTACCTGGAAGACACGAAGGTGAAGATCGTCGGCGAGGCCATCCGGGCCAAGCACGTCCCGGACCGGGACACGCTGGCCCGCTGCTGCGAGCAGGGGCGCCAGGTGGCCGCGGCTGTGAAGGACATCGTTTCCCGGGGATGA
- the trxA gene encoding thioredoxin, translated as MAEGKLFEAGDDNFDQEILHADRPALVDFWAPWCGPCKALGPIVEEVAAAYGDRIRFAKVNVDDNPRISATYGIRSIPTLLLFKDGKVLDTLIGLAPKDKVETFVKKGL; from the coding sequence ATGGCGGAAGGAAAACTTTTCGAAGCCGGCGACGATAACTTCGATCAGGAAATCCTGCATGCCGACAGGCCGGCCCTGGTTGATTTCTGGGCGCCCTGGTGCGGCCCCTGCAAGGCCCTCGGGCCGATTGTGGAGGAAGTCGCGGCGGCGTACGGGGACCGGATCCGGTTCGCCAAGGTCAACGTGGATGACAACCCCAGGATATCCGCCACTTACGGGATCCGCAGCATTCCCACGCTGCTCCTGTTCAAGGACGGGAAAGTATTGGATACCCTGATCGGGCTGGCGCCGAAGGACAAGGTGGAAACCTTCGTGAAGAAGGGGCTGTGA
- a CDS encoding outer membrane protein assembly factor BamD has protein sequence MHNVRKRQAVLLILIVLIFMTTGCGWVKGLFTKRDMSRSTPDAIYARGYEDYQEGRYKKAIESFQRLKEVYPLSPLAILAEMGIADAHFSDKSYAEAEVAYADFYNLHPTNENIPYVLYQIGMCHFNQMPTIDRDQSEALRARKDFERLIARFPNSKFAFLAEKRLREAKQQLAEHEFYVGQFYYRTKKYKAALRRFEGIAKEYPGLGLDYKLNWYLAETKKLAAAQEIEEQKEKEKKRLKEAKEREKEEKKDKAKNGDQNRNNKEKQSG, from the coding sequence ATGCATAATGTGAGAAAACGACAGGCTGTCCTGCTGATCCTGATCGTCCTGATTTTCATGACGACGGGCTGCGGATGGGTGAAAGGCCTCTTTACAAAGAGGGACATGAGCCGCTCCACTCCGGACGCAATCTACGCCCGGGGGTACGAGGACTACCAGGAGGGCCGCTACAAGAAGGCCATAGAATCGTTCCAGCGGCTCAAGGAGGTCTACCCCCTGAGCCCCTTGGCCATTCTGGCCGAAATGGGCATCGCCGACGCCCACTTCAGCGACAAGTCCTATGCAGAGGCGGAGGTGGCCTACGCAGACTTCTACAACCTGCATCCCACCAACGAGAACATTCCCTACGTCCTGTACCAGATCGGAATGTGCCACTTCAACCAGATGCCGACCATCGACCGGGACCAGTCGGAGGCCTTGAGGGCGAGAAAGGACTTCGAACGGCTCATCGCCCGGTTCCCCAACAGCAAATTTGCATTCCTGGCGGAAAAGCGGCTTCGGGAAGCCAAACAGCAACTGGCGGAACACGAGTTTTACGTCGGCCAGTTTTATTACCGGACGAAGAAATACAAGGCCGCCCTGAGGCGGTTTGAGGGCATTGCCAAGGAGTATCCGGGCCTCGGGCTGGACTACAAGCTCAACTGGTACCTCGCCGAGACGAAAAAGCTCGCCGCGGCACAGGAGATCGAGGAGCAGAAGGAAAAGGAAAAGAAGCGGCTTAAGGAAGCAAAAGAGAGAGAAAAAGAGGAGAAAAAAGACAAGGCAAAGAACGGGGACCAGAACCGGAACAACAAGGAAAAGCAAAGCGGCTGA
- a CDS encoding AAA family ATPase has translation MTHPKLVECMLRPDFYPHRPETVELVQTHISYVFIAGGEVFKVKKPVDFGFLDFTTPEKRKFYCGEEVRLNRRLAGDTYLGVAEIHEGLDGGLSLSGDGPVVEYAVRMRRLPQDRMLKGLLRNGAVDISVMDDVARKVAAFHAAAETGGRIDEVGGIDTIRHNHDENFEQTAKYRGVTIPVHQWTFIRDYVAFFMDRNRDLLLRRVSEHRIRDCHGDLHLEHICLAGEIVIFDCIEFNERFRFEDTAAEAAFLAMDLDYNGYPPWADAFVQAYIRHSGDGDVRRLLNFYKCYYAFVRGKVVSFRLDDPAIGEEGRRDAREMAEKYFDWAYTYAARPERPMLILTAGLMGTGKSVVARQVAPRLDAVVIQMDALRKELAGLKPEEKRPEAFGAGLYSEEVSRRTYEAALDRAAAAIRSGRSAVIDGSYKKREERLRALEAARNLGADFIVLECRCDEEKVRQRLESRQLEAGEPSDGRWEIFRQQQADYDAVSELPKECHGIVETDVSPAEAADRALRRLRFPEE, from the coding sequence ATGACCCACCCGAAACTTGTCGAATGCATGCTGCGCCCCGACTTCTATCCCCACCGGCCGGAGACGGTCGAGCTGGTCCAGACCCACATCTCCTATGTCTTCATCGCCGGCGGCGAGGTCTTCAAGGTGAAGAAGCCCGTGGACTTCGGATTTCTCGATTTCACCACACCGGAGAAGAGAAAATTTTACTGCGGCGAGGAGGTCCGGCTGAACCGGCGGCTGGCGGGTGACACCTACTTAGGCGTGGCGGAGATCCACGAGGGTCTGGACGGCGGCCTGTCTCTTTCCGGGGACGGGCCCGTGGTCGAATACGCCGTCCGGATGCGGCGGCTGCCCCAGGACCGGATGCTCAAAGGGCTGCTCCGGAATGGTGCCGTGGACATCTCCGTCATGGACGACGTGGCGCGAAAGGTTGCCGCGTTTCATGCCGCCGCCGAGACGGGCGGGCGCATCGACGAGGTGGGGGGAATCGACACGATCCGGCACAATCACGACGAGAATTTCGAACAGACGGCGAAGTATCGGGGGGTGACCATCCCGGTCCACCAGTGGACCTTCATCCGGGACTATGTCGCCTTTTTCATGGATCGGAACCGGGACCTGCTGCTCCGCCGGGTGTCGGAGCACCGGATCCGGGACTGCCACGGGGACCTGCACCTGGAGCACATCTGCCTGGCGGGGGAGATCGTCATCTTCGACTGCATCGAATTCAACGAGCGCTTCCGCTTCGAGGACACCGCGGCCGAGGCCGCCTTCCTCGCCATGGACCTGGACTACAACGGCTACCCGCCGTGGGCGGATGCCTTCGTGCAGGCCTATATCCGCCATTCCGGAGATGGTGACGTACGGAGGCTTCTCAATTTCTACAAATGCTACTACGCCTTTGTCCGGGGGAAGGTGGTCAGCTTCCGCCTCGACGACCCGGCCATCGGCGAGGAGGGACGCCGGGATGCCCGGGAGATGGCGGAGAAATACTTCGACTGGGCCTATACGTACGCCGCTCGACCGGAACGCCCCATGCTGATCCTGACGGCGGGGCTCATGGGGACAGGCAAGAGCGTTGTGGCAAGGCAGGTTGCTCCCCGCCTGGACGCGGTCGTCATTCAGATGGACGCCCTGCGCAAGGAGCTGGCGGGACTCAAGCCGGAGGAAAAGCGTCCCGAGGCTTTCGGCGCGGGCCTCTATTCGGAAGAGGTCTCGCGCAGGACGTATGAGGCCGCCCTGGACCGCGCTGCGGCGGCGATCCGGTCGGGCCGGTCGGCCGTCATCGACGGCTCCTACAAGAAGCGGGAGGAGCGCCTGCGGGCGCTGGAGGCGGCCCGGAACCTGGGAGCGGATTTTATCGTTCTGGAGTGCCGATGCGATGAAGAGAAGGTGCGGCAAAGGCTTGAGTCTCGGCAATTGGAGGCGGGCGAGCCCTCCGACGGGCGCTGGGAGATTTTCCGGCAACAGCAGGCGGACTACGACGCCGTCTCCGAACTGCCGAAGGAGTGCCACGGCATCGTGGAGACGGATGTCTCCCCGGCGGAGGCGGCCGACCGCGCGCTGCGCCGCCTTCGTTTCCCGGAGGAGTGA
- a CDS encoding MTAP family purine nucleoside phosphorylase has product MPPLGIISGPMLLKSHVLGRLKPNMVETPFGPAMVLLSEDIAFLPRHGLDGEPYILPHRINHAANMAALRDLGVRQVVSANSTGSLKAAFPPGTLVVPDDYIMLAASPTVFHDRPVHVTPGLSEDLREELLSAAAECGLAAIGGGVYWHSTGPRLETKAEVRMASAFADIVGMTLGGEASVAKELGLDYASLCSVDNFAHGIGEKPLTMKAISRCARENAEAVVRIVKRLLEKRRGNA; this is encoded by the coding sequence GTGCCGCCCCTGGGAATCATCTCCGGCCCCATGCTCCTCAAAAGCCATGTCCTGGGAAGGTTGAAGCCGAACATGGTGGAAACGCCCTTTGGACCCGCCATGGTCCTTCTCTCCGAAGACATCGCCTTTCTCCCCCGCCACGGCCTGGACGGGGAGCCCTACATCCTTCCCCACCGGATCAACCATGCGGCCAACATGGCCGCCCTCCGGGACCTGGGGGTCCGTCAGGTCGTATCGGCCAATTCCACGGGATCGCTGAAAGCGGCCTTTCCGCCGGGGACCCTGGTCGTACCGGACGATTACATCATGCTGGCCGCCTCACCGACGGTGTTCCACGACCGGCCGGTCCATGTGACCCCGGGGCTGTCGGAGGATCTCCGGGAAGAGCTGCTGTCGGCCGCGGCGGAGTGCGGCCTGGCCGCGATCGGTGGCGGCGTGTACTGGCATTCAACGGGTCCGAGGCTGGAGACGAAAGCGGAAGTCCGCATGGCATCCGCCTTCGCCGACATCGTCGGGATGACCCTGGGCGGGGAGGCTTCCGTGGCGAAGGAGCTGGGCCTCGATTACGCATCCCTCTGTTCCGTCGACAATTTCGCCCACGGGATCGGGGAAAAACCCCTGACCATGAAGGCAATCAGCCGATGCGCCCGGGAGAACGCCGAGGCCGTCGTGCGAATCGTCAAGAGGCTGCTGGAGAAAAGGAGGGGAAACGCATGA
- a CDS encoding phage holin family protein, with product MTGMFIRWLILTVAVLAAAYFVEGIHVASFWSAFFAAAALGILNTILKPVLIIVTLPVNILTLGLFTLVINALLLKMASGVIPGFDVQGFWPAVLGAILISIVSWILNSFFSGPGPGFRSGPGTRRSGNGTIDLTRRGGDRWE from the coding sequence ATGACAGGAATGTTCATTCGCTGGCTGATCCTCACCGTTGCCGTCCTCGCGGCGGCCTACTTCGTGGAAGGCATCCACGTGGCAAGCTTCTGGTCCGCCTTCTTCGCCGCCGCCGCCCTGGGGATCCTGAACACGATTCTCAAGCCGGTTCTGATCATCGTCACGCTGCCGGTGAACATCCTGACCCTGGGGCTTTTCACCCTGGTCATCAACGCGCTGCTTTTGAAGATGGCCTCGGGGGTGATTCCCGGGTTCGACGTCCAGGGTTTCTGGCCCGCCGTTCTGGGTGCGATCCTGATCAGCATCGTCAGCTGGATCCTCAACTCCTTCTTCTCAGGACCCGGTCCCGGATTCCGCTCCGGCCCGGGAACCCGCCGTTCCGGGAACGGCACCATCGACCTCACGCGCCGGGGAGGCGACCGATGGGAGTAG
- a CDS encoding glycerophosphodiester phosphodiesterase family protein, producing MRETPNLFESHPPSGGLFRFAHRGASGRAPENTLRAVGEAIALGAEGIEIDVYAVEGELVVIHDSRLERTTNGRGRVMASSLACLRSLDAGQGERIPFLREVLDLVDRRVAVNVELKGPGTAGPAAALVERYVRDRGWHHGSILFSSFLRRELAVARKEAPRIPRGLLTRSPILPSKRLLAELAPFSIHIRLDRVRSRFVDGAHRRGLKVFVYTVNREEDFQSLMDMGVDGVFTDFPEPETE from the coding sequence GTGCGGGAAACTCCCAATCTGTTCGAGTCCCACCCCCCATCAGGCGGCCTTTTCCGTTTTGCCCATCGCGGAGCCTCCGGCCGGGCCCCGGAGAACACCCTGCGGGCGGTCGGGGAGGCCATCGCCCTGGGGGCGGAAGGCATCGAGATCGACGTGTATGCCGTCGAGGGGGAACTGGTCGTGATCCACGATTCCCGCCTGGAGCGGACCACGAACGGACGGGGCCGGGTCATGGCCTCCTCCCTTGCCTGCCTGCGCTCCCTCGATGCCGGGCAGGGGGAACGCATTCCGTTTCTCCGCGAGGTCCTGGACCTGGTGGACCGGCGGGTCGCGGTCAATGTCGAACTGAAGGGACCCGGCACGGCCGGCCCGGCGGCGGCCCTGGTGGAGAGGTATGTAAGGGACCGGGGATGGCACCACGGGAGCATCCTTTTTTCTTCCTTTCTGCGTCGCGAGCTTGCCGTTGCCAGGAAGGAGGCGCCCCGGATTCCACGGGGACTCCTGACGCGCTCTCCCATTCTCCCGTCGAAGCGGCTCCTGGCGGAACTGGCCCCGTTTTCCATCCATATCCGCCTGGACCGGGTCCGTTCCCGTTTCGTGGACGGGGCGCACCGGCGGGGCCTGAAGGTGTTCGTCTACACCGTCAACCGGGAGGAGGACTTCCAATCCCTGATGGACATGGGCGTCGACGGCGTCTTCACCGACTTCCCGGAACCGGAAACGGAATGA
- a CDS encoding rubredoxin, with protein MKKYVCDVCGYVYDPAKGDPDAGIAPGTAFEDLPEDWVCPICGSGKDSFVPEE; from the coding sequence ATGAAAAAATATGTTTGCGACGTGTGCGGCTATGTGTACGACCCGGCGAAGGGGGACCCCGATGCCGGCATCGCGCCTGGAACGGCCTTTGAAGACCTGCCCGAAGACTGGGTCTGCCCCATCTGCGGTTCCGGCAAGGACTCTTTCGTACCGGAGGAATAG